The sequence ACATCACGGCTTGTGTAATAATACTGCGCAAATGCATTACTCGGTACTGGTGAGTATCGCGCTATATTTTTCATATAATTGGGTGACTTTAGCCAAGGCCAAGGCTTATATAAGGGTAATAATGGGCTGAGTCGGGCTAATTTAGTTTTAGCTTTAAATGCGGGTGAAAATAAAATAAGCCCCTTTATAGCATTATCTGACAAGGCAACACTAGTCACTATATTCGCGCCTGTTGAGAACCCTCCTAAATAAACATTATCGACTTGTGCTTTTAATGCGTTGATTTGAATATCGACCAGCCTTACCCAAGCATCTGAGGTTATAGATAATAAATCTGCTGGGCGAGAGCCATGCCCTGGTAGCAACAAGACTCTGACTAAAAAGCCTTGTTTATTTAACGTTTGTGCAATATCTGAGAAATAATATGGAGAGTCACCTAAACCATGAACGAATAAGATACCTTTGGAATTTTCAGAACCTGAATTCAATTTAGCAGGCAGCTCAAAGGGTGTATTAAATTTAAGCTCTTTGGTTCGATTTTGAGTTAAGAAAACACGATTATCACTTAACCAATTTTTAGCTGCTAATTGATATGCTTCAAAGCTCTTGAACTCTATGGGTAACTGACTGAGTGATTTTTGATAGACAGCATGCTTAGGCACATTATTTTGCGCACAGCCTAATTGTATAATAATCAAGCTACCCATAATAAAACGCAGCAATAAAACTTTAAATTCAAGTCTGAACACAATAACAGCAACTTTTATATTTTTTACTTTGGAAACAATCATATAATAAATTAAAAATAAATGTATTTTTATCACCTTAGATACATTGACTAAAAAGCGATCGTATATATACTTAAAATTAGCTTGAAAATACGTTTAATATTTATGCAATACTTTATCGATGTAACACTTAATAATACCTCGTCCTGTTTTCATAAGTAATAGCACTATATTTCAGCAAAACCGCTGTTAAGTGCTACGGCCTAATTTAACAAAATAAGTCGTTATCTTAGTAGCAACAATTACTCTTGAATAAAATAGGATCGAACAATGTCAAATACAACTACTGGTACTGTAAAATGGTTTAATGAATCTAAAGGTTTCGGATTTATTGAACAAGAAAATGGCCCTGATGTTTTTGCTCATTTCAGCGCTATTGAAAGTACTGGTTTTAA is a genomic window of Pseudoalteromonas sp. '520P1 No. 423' containing:
- a CDS encoding carboxylesterase; its protein translation is MIKIHLFLIYYMIVSKVKNIKVAVIVFRLEFKVLLLRFIMGSLIIIQLGCAQNNVPKHAVYQKSLSQLPIEFKSFEAYQLAAKNWLSDNRVFLTQNRTKELKFNTPFELPAKLNSGSENSKGILFVHGLGDSPYYFSDIAQTLNKQGFLVRVLLLPGHGSRPADLLSITSDAWVRLVDIQINALKAQVDNVYLGGFSTGANIVTSVALSDNAIKGLILFSPAFKAKTKLARLSPLLPLYKPWPWLKSPNYMKNIARYSPVPSNAFAQYYYTSRDVQNKLEKKIFTKPVFMALSEADSVVDVLAVAKYFSQNFTHKNSKLVWFGNKPDLEDNRIVVYSAKSDKYQVSNYSHMGMLFKPDNSYFGFPSGYRICDNGQTESAFKKCYKKGDIWYSAWGYKEPDKAHARLTFNPKFDDMMQVLKQVLTK
- a CDS encoding cold-shock protein, with the protein product MSNTTTGTVKWFNESKGFGFIEQENGPDVFAHFSAIESTGFKTLAEGQHVQFTVTQGQKGPQAEKITVI